AGGATCCTTACAACATTTTTAGTTTCATGGTTCTCTTTCCTAGGTGACGTAAGATTTCAGACACTCTATTTCAAGTGCTAGTTTTCCCTTGTGTTTTTTGTTGattcaaaagtaaatttattGAGAAGTCTGTTCAAATGTTTCAAAGCTTCCCGAGAAAGTAACATCCCCCATCCGTAACTGATGTTGTGGTGCAAATTCTTGCAAAGGTAGCATGCCCTATCCAGTCCTTTCACTTCCCATTAAATGCTCCACTCATTGAGATAAAGTCTACTTTTCCTGAGTGATTATCTCTCTCATTTTATTCTAAACTTATAAAATAGTAATAGTATTCTTAAAAAGTAATgcgagcttaaaaaaaaaaacttagttctTGCCATACTGCAATGTTTGTTAATATCCATtcataatggaagaaaatagtaaattttagtTAGAGTCagtgaaaataaagatacaaTTTTTCCCTATCTAGGTTTATGGTCTTCTTTAGGGTCCGTTGTTCACAGGTTAAGGATCCCTGCTCTAAACTATTGAAAGGTGGTGATGGCATTTCTTTCTAAAGGACTCTGAACATTTTATAATACATCTCACGTGATCTGCTTTGGTTGCGGTAATTATGAAATGAATGTGAAAATttgttttggggtgtttttatCAGGGTCAACAGCTGTCACCGACAAATGGCCGAGATTGCTGTGAATGCTGTCCTCACTGTAGCGGACATGAAGCGGAGAGATGTAGACTTTGAGCTCATCAAAGTAGAAGGCAAAGTGGGCGGAAGGCTGGAAGACACGAAACTTATTAAGGGTGTGATTGTGGATAAGGATTTCAGTCACCCACAGATGCCAAAAGTAAGCCCTTGCCTTTCACAGCTTCACACTGTTTTATCTCTCAGTTCTACCAATTAAAATGTCTTCGTTTTTCCACATAGAAAGTGGAAGATGCTAAGATTGCAATTCTCACGTGTCCATTTGAACCACCTAAACCAAAAACGAAGCATAAGCTGGATGTGACCTCTGTAGAAGATTATAAAGCCCTTCAGAAATATGAAAAGGAGAAGTTTGAAGAGATGATTCACCAAGTAGGTCTCACCATACCCCTTAGTGAAATTTAAATTCCCAAAGCCTGCAGTTATTTAGGTGTAGGTAATAAATATGTGTGATTATATTATAATCTTGATACTTTATGTGCCCACAAATAACACATTAACAGTATAGTCCTtcagttttaaattataaaaggaataaacatacacagaaaataaatcaaatggcACAGAAACGATCTCTGAATATAACTTAGACAAAAGAGTTATTCAGTAACTGGAATTAAACCAGAATATACTCACAGCAATCCCAGTTCTTTACTCAAATAAGTCGAGTATGATCCTATAAATACCTTAATGTAAGTGTACGTGCTCTCTGATGTAGCAATTCCTCTTTTGGGACCCTGTCCTTGGCAGTTTAAAGCACCAGTACTCAAGCTTCCATGAACATGATATTGCTTAgagcattatttattttagcagACAAACTAGAAGGTATTTTAATGTCTGGTCTGTTCTTAGGAAAGTCATTGAATTCATTCCTTCATGACACATAACCTTTGTGCCTACCACATACCAGGTCCTAGCtgtacagcagtgaacaaagccaAACTTTTGCCCTTGCAGCACAGAATAAGGGAGAAGTGGGCCAGGCTCTGTCATGGACactggtcagagaaggcctctgtACAGAAGAGAGCTGTGTTGAGTGACAGGGCAGCATCTCTGGGTGAGGGGCATTCCAGGCTGAGGAGAGATGGGGTAGCCCCTGAGGCAGGAACATGGTTGGTTTATGTAAGAAACAGCCATCCTAAGGGGGTGGGTGTGCTGGCAGGAGTTTGTAAATAGAAGCTCTTCTCCGGGATGTTGGCCCAGCGTCATGGGCATGCTGGCTGAGGTGCACTAGAGAGAAAAAGGTAAACTGAGAGGCCAGGAGTATTGGATGGGTCATGTTTGGTGATGTGCAGGTTGCCAAGAATGAAAACGGGATAGTGACGGGACTAGgtgctgaaattttaaagaatgagagCAAGGGACCGAGAAAGGAACATTGTGGGCGACTGTGAGGAGCAAGAAGGACCCTTCTCTTGTGAGCACGAGAGAGGAAGAATAGCCACCGTTTGAGGAGAAATGCGTGGGCAGGTTGGTTGTCAGGGACAGCCAGAATTTGTTCACAGTAAGAATGTGACGGAAACATTGCGTGAAGAGTCTGCTGTTAATGGACTGCTCTAGagggccaggggaggaggggggtaCAGCCAGGTAGTGGTGCATGATCTGGGAGGCCCGGgtggagacagggagacaggAGTTGGGGGTGCGGTGCAGCAGTCCCAGGTGGGTCAttgcgggggaggggagcagtgATCAGCTCTGATCACTACCTTATGATTGGGAAATGTGAGCCATTTATTTGCAAGTGGGAATGGGGGATGCTTCTTACTAGAAGAAGCAAGATTGCCTCTGTGGGCCCCTAAGCTAGGGTGTGTCTGTTGATCCACTGAGGATTGTCCACTCAAGTGAGACAAGCAGGttgcatttttgtttaaaacacaCAGATGAAACCACGTCATAAGTATTTGTGACAGGGCAGAGTTTTTAGCATTTTGATCCCTGGATTGGGGAGAAGAGGGTATTAGCTTTGTGTCACTTCCATTTGTTTTGCTTCACTGTATGTAAGAGCAGAGTTCAGTGTAAATTACTgattgtggtttttaaaatatagtttaaaaagtgAGTTGATCCCCACTGATGGATGTTCGTTATTTAGAATTTGGAACTGACGGGAAAGTAGACACTTgaatttttccttcccttttttgtgctttttttatttcagtgcaCCCAACTGTGCATCTCCCCTTTTTTCAAATGTTATAACAAAGAATAAATACCTACTTTGTATTAACATGATTGTGGCATTTCTTTTCCCAGATCAAAGAAACTGGTGCTAACCTAGCGATTTGTCAGTGGGGCTTTGATGATGAGGCGAATCATTTACTTCTTCAGAATAACTTGCCTGCAGTTCGTTGGGTAGGAGGACCTGAAATTGAGGTAGGAGGCTCCATGTGAAGAGACTTTTCTGGATGTAGGGGTTGAGCTTACAGTGCATGTAAGGGGTGCTTTGATAGCACTTGCCTTAAATAACCACATGCCCAGGCTCCATTCAATTAGAGGAGGATGAactgggaaagaagaaagcactggattttttttttttttaacagtaccATGTATTTCTGGTGCTTCCTGGCATTTTGAAACGCTTTCCATATGTCGTGGCCCTTGGCCCTGCCCTGTTACTGACTTTCTGATGCAGGAAGACCTGGTCTCATTCCCTCCTGTGTCAGCCAAATACTAACAGCGGTCCCAGCTGTACACTGTCTCATTGGTCCTCACTGCAGCCCAGTTGGGGAGTGTGCAAGCTAGGttcccagagagagggagggctGCACAGAGGGGAGACAAGATCGTGAGATTAGGGGACGGGTGTGGGGTGATAGAACCAGGCAGCCCAAAGCCAGACCAAGCTGCCTCGCTCTTCAGAACCTTGTTTTTTAACAAGGCTCTTTGGGTTGAACTGGAAAAGTTTGGCCAGAGGGGGACAGCAATTCTAGTGAACAGGGTGGTCCTAGATCAAACTGAGCTTGTGTGGTCCAATTTTGAAAGTTAACTGTTCACCAATACTGTCTTTGTCCTTCCCCCCTTAATACACCAATTAGCTGATTGCCATCGCGACAGGAGGGCGGATCGTGCCCCGATTCTCAGAGCTCACGGCTGAGAAGCTGGGCTTTGCTGGCCTTGTAAAGGAAATCTCATTTGGGACAACTAAAGACAAAATGCTGGTCATCGAGCAGTGTAAGAACTCCAGAGCTGTGACCATTTTCATTAGAGGAGGAAATAAGATGGTGAGAATTTAGTCATTGgtcctacatttttttctgatttggtaCATAGTGTGGCATCAAAGAAACGATGTGTCATGGTGTAAGTTATGATTACTGAACAACATGTTTAATTGTCATTTTCACAAGGCACATTTCTGCTGTCCGTTAGGCAGAAACAGGGAGGGAGCCCAGATAAATAACCACTGACAGTCTCTCTGTTGAGAATGAATTTCTAGCACATTGTGATAAATGCAAGTCACTGGGGGGGTTTTGTGAGTGCTTTACTCCTTTGCTTGATCATGTGTCCTAGAATGAGTCGTGGTGGCTGCCTTTGTTGAGTTTTGTTAACTACATTGTAGGGAGGAAAGGTGTTTAAAGAGGTAAGTCATCTGATGATAAAGACTAAATGTATGGCACGGCCTCTCCACTTGAGTTGCCAGGTATTTGGCTCCGAAGTGAGTAGATCTTGGTCACGTTAATTTAGGCAAAACTGTTTTCCCTAGATCATCGAGGAAGCAAAACGGTCCCTTCATGATGCTCTGTGTGTCATCCGGAACCTCGTCCGTGATAATCGTGTGGTGTATGGAGGAGGGGCTGCTGAAATATCTTGTGCTCTGGCGGTTAGCCGAGAGGCAGATAAGGTAAACACGTGCAAAGATGAGTAAAGGACAGGGACGACTCCGGTGTGTGGAGGGGGTGTGAGGCTGCGCAACAGAGCAGGGACGGGGGTGCTGGACTCACAGTGAACAAAGCATTGTGAGCTGAGGGCACATCCTTTTATTCAAATTCAGTTTGCCATAATTAGCATTCCTCAGCTGTTCTCAGCTATTCCATCCTTGAACTAATAGTAAATCTCTAGTCTTAatattatctgaaattcaaattaattttataacttaaaaataaagcagggagggCTGCTTTGTTGTGAGACATTTCTCACACGTATACCCTCTGTGTCCTTATTCTGTAGTgacatttcaatattctgatagattaaaaataatcaagACAGCTTATTTAAAACTCTTTATGCGTTAGCTTTTCAAAGTATGGAATAGAGTCGTGTTTCCAAGTTGCTACTGGAGGTTTTGTTCTGCCAAGTGCATTTACCACACCCCTGTGCCCTTCCAGTGCCCGACCTTGGAGCAGTACGCCATGAGGGCATTTGCCGACGCACTGGAGGTCATCCCCATGGCCCTCTCTGAGAACAGTGGCATGAACCCTATCCAGACTATGACCGAAGTTCGAGCGAGACAAGTGAAGGAGGTGAACCCTGCTCTTGGAATTGACTGTTTGCACAAGGGGACAAATGGTGAGGAGCTGTCGTGATCTTTATGTGGGGCTATATTTGGggtttatttgaataattatgtattactgtatattatatactatgaaactatctttttttaaatatactttacatATGCAAGTCCTGAATTTTAGAATGTTTGATTTGATTACCTTAGGAGTTGGTTAGATAGCTAGTCCTGgcaacacaaaattcattttaattatagtAAACTACAATAAGGTATTATTAACcaaagatggcttttttttttttaaccttaatcctTCATTGGAACCAAAGATGACTCAAGTGTTAATCTCTGGCTTTAGAAAATAATTCCCATTTTTTGTGCAAATGTCAAAGTGGACAATATCATATAAAACAGCTCTGAAATGGACTTTTAGTTTACAGCTTACTATGTGGTTATATCCTGCAGATTGTggagtattttataaatgatgataTACTGTAACTTCTGTAGCCCCTTCTGTAGTTCAGCTGCTGAAAAGGTAGTATAGCTTTAGCTTATTGAAACAGTGGTCCCAGGGATTTCTGTACTAATTGAGCCATGTCTGGAGTTCTGTAATCAGTCCACAGAATCTGATGGCTTGTTTTTACTTAGGAAAGATACAGGTATATTCTGCTTTTCATACTCACATCCCAAGGTTTTAATAAAAGCAACTCTTTGTCAGACaaatatgtaatgtttttaatttgaatgcCTGGTTGTGctaaaatttagcattttctagGTCTGTcttggaaatattttacatttcaagtaCAGATTTTACTTATTTCAGATTTACTAAGTTAGGGTGTGGATACTTTGTGGGAAGGGATGTCATTGAAAAGTTTCACCTTTCAGCCTCCCCATCCCCACAACAGCCTCTGTTAACTGGGTTCAAATTTCAGAATGTCCTTAGAAGTAATGAAATCATATTCATCTGAAAACGAAATATAACTGAGATTAGTGTCCTCCTGCTTGGTCTCCAACAGTTTatatttcttaagttttattGTGATTCCATAAATCAGGAAATCAGAACTAGTTACTGGTATTAAATATGCTCTTTTAggataattgatttttttgtattttacagaTATGAAGCAACAACATGTAATAGAAACCTTGATTGGCAAAAAGCAACAGATATCTCTTGCAACACAAATGGTTAGGATGATTTTGAAGATTGATGACATTCGTAAGCCTGGAGAatctgaagaataaagaaaaaattcagaataacaTGTAGTAAGATCCGCTACTGCGATTAAATAAATGGGTGTCTCGTGATGCATCTACAGTTATTTATTATTACATCCTTTTTCAGATGCTGTAGATGTTATAATAGAAGCAGCTGTTTGGTAACCATAGTTTCACTTGTTCAAAGCCGTGTAATTGTGGGGGTACTATCTCACATGCTTTTGTATTCATTATATTAAAGGAATCTCTTTAAACAACCTTCATCGTCTTTTCAGgtttcagaaacatttattgTAACGTTAATTAAATGCTGCCTTAACTGAAAGTGTTTGAGTAgatctttttcaaaataagctGTAGGAATTATTAACAGCTTAAACATTGAGGCGTTTTAAGTGCTATTACTAGGCTACTCCAGCATAACCTATGATGTTACAATACTAGTGAGACTGGTGTTCAAAGTGTAGTCTTGGCATAGTCCCCTTTTCTTTACTCTGGTCCTCGCCCCCCCAGATATAAGTCACCTTGTGTGCAGAGCTGTCCCACTAGCAGGTGCTTAGAAGGGCAATTTGGAACCCACTTGTTCTctcgtttgtttttttttttaattctctctgaGCAGTATCAAGAACCCAATTTTTTTATCAGAGGGACAGAATAAGTGGAGGTTACAGTGAATTGTGTAGAAAATAAGGGAGAATCTGAAGAGTGGGAAGAAGTGCCTTGCAATACCGTTGTAGGCAGAATGACTGAACTGATTCTACTGACTAAGATAGAGCCAGCTAACAGTGACATTGCCCTCACCATGGCCAGCGCTTGTGCCGAGAACTTTACCTAGATTGTCTCACAGCCTAGTGAAGTAGATACATTCTTACTGTTCACATCTTGCAGATAGACACTCATCTGGGTGTTGATAATTTGCCAGCATCTCATCACCAGTAGGTGGTAGAGCCAGGTCAGTCTTGGCCAGTCTCCTTTAGTTCTCGTCACGTCCCGTACCGCATTCTGCCGTGGCTTGTGTGTGATTCTGTAGATTTTTCTGAAAGAATGTTTCTTATAAAGTCATGGTAATAAAGTTCACTTACATCCATCTGAACTAGTCAGATTCCCTAGAATTAGGAAATGGAGACTCTTCTGGCTAAATTGGCTTAAGTGACATACTTCAGTTTTGCTTTCTCATGTAAACCTAGACACTTACCAATCTTAACTATTCAgtctatttttctctctggtgCATTGGGTGCTTTGCTAAATAACCTGTGGATTTAGGAATGAGTGCTGTGTCATTCTTCCTAACGTTAGTGTGTGTGGAACCACACAGCTCAGTATTGAAAGCTTAAAACCTACTGAGCATACAACCTATTTAATCATAAAATGGATTGTGAAGTAGGACTATTAAAATTTGTGGTACTCCATTCTGGGTGTGGCACTTTTGAGTTTAGAAAGTCAGACAGACCTGCCTAGATAAATATCTATGACATTGTAGTTTGAATGAGTTCATCTACAAGCACTGGTTCTTGCCTGCAAAGAATTTCCAgtattcaaacaaacaaacaaacttccaGCAGCCTTTCGACCAGATTCTTAGCTTGAGGGGTCCATGGTTATATCAGAAGAGCCACTAAACCAAGCCTCCCTGCTTCCAAAAATG
This portion of the Eulemur rufifrons isolate Redbay chromosome 17, OSU_ERuf_1, whole genome shotgun sequence genome encodes:
- the CCT5 gene encoding T-complex protein 1 subunit epsilon isoform X2 produces the protein MASVGTLAFDEYGRPFLIIKDQDRKSRLMGLEALKSHIMAAKAVANTMRTSLGPNVLAGALLEEAEQLLDRGIHPIRIADGYEQAARIAIEHLDKISDSVLVDIKDTEPLIQTAKTTLGSKVVNSCHRQMAEIAVNAVLTVADMKRRDVDFELIKVEGKVGGRLEDTKLIKGVIVDKDFSHPQMPKKVEDAKIAILTCPFEPPKPKTKHKLDVTSVEDYKALQKYEKEKFEEMIHQIKETGANLAICQWGFDDEANHLLLQNNLPAVRWVGGPEIELIAIATGGRIVPRFSELTAEKLGFAGLVKEISFGTTKDKMLVIEQCKNSRAVTIFIRGGNKMIIEEAKRSLHDALCVIRNLVRDNRVVYGGGAAEISCALAVSREADKCPTLEQYAMRAFADALEVIPMALSENSGMNPIQTMTEVRARQVKEVNPALGIDCLHKGTNDMKQQHVIETLIGKKQQISLATQMVRMILKIDDIRKPGESEE
- the CCT5 gene encoding T-complex protein 1 subunit epsilon isoform X1 — protein: MASVGTLAFDEYGRPFLIIKDQDRKSRLMGLEALKSHIMAAKAVANTMRTSLGPNGLDKMMVDKDGDVTVTNDGATILSMMDVDHQIAKLMVELSKSQDDEIGDGTTGVVVLAGALLEEAEQLLDRGIHPIRIADGYEQAARIAIEHLDKISDSVLVDIKDTEPLIQTAKTTLGSKVVNSCHRQMAEIAVNAVLTVADMKRRDVDFELIKVEGKVGGRLEDTKLIKGVIVDKDFSHPQMPKKVEDAKIAILTCPFEPPKPKTKHKLDVTSVEDYKALQKYEKEKFEEMIHQIKETGANLAICQWGFDDEANHLLLQNNLPAVRWVGGPEIELIAIATGGRIVPRFSELTAEKLGFAGLVKEISFGTTKDKMLVIEQCKNSRAVTIFIRGGNKMIIEEAKRSLHDALCVIRNLVRDNRVVYGGGAAEISCALAVSREADKCPTLEQYAMRAFADALEVIPMALSENSGMNPIQTMTEVRARQVKEVNPALGIDCLHKGTNDMKQQHVIETLIGKKQQISLATQMVRMILKIDDIRKPGESEE